CTTCTTATGCGGTGACATGAGTATTACCAACACGTACATGTTTCATCACCAAGGAGGATACGCAATGCAGCCGGTCGGGAAGTTCTTTCTGACGAAAGTTCTCATCTTCATAACGCTTGCCTGGCTGCCCGGTTACGTGGCAGCACAGGCATTCGACGGTTATACGTTGTACGGCACGTTCGGCAGCAATACGACGCGTCTCGTCAACATGAACAACACGATTGTCAAGAGCTGGACTCATACGCGAAGCGGGGGATATTCGGCGTATCTGTTGCAGGATGGTTCAGTTCTTCGAACAGCAGTTTCATCAAGCTCGTCGCTCAACGGCGGCGGCGCACAGGGTGTTGTGCAACGCGTTTCATGGAGCGGCTCGTTGCTTTGGGAGTACACGTACAGCACAACAACGTATCGCGCCCATCATGACATCGAGCCGATGCCCAATGGAAATGTCCTTATCATTGCGTGGGAAGTAAAGACCGGGGCTCAGGCCGTCGCTGCCGGAATGAACCATAGCGCGACGATCTGGCCCGACCATATTATCGAGGTACAGCCCGTTGGGAGTACCGGCGGAAACATTGTCTGGCGATGGCACGCATGGGATCATCTCATTCAAGATTTCGATCCGACAAAAGCCAACTACGGAGTCGTTGCCGACCATCCCGAACTGCTCGATATCAACTATCGCAGCACAAGCGGCGATTGGATGCACGTCAACGGCATCAGCTACAATCCTGAACTCGACCAAATCGTCTTCTCGTCCCACGAATTGGATGAGATCTATGTAATCGATCATAGCACGACGATTGCCGAAGCAGCCGGACATACAGGAGGGCGATGGGGGAAGGGGGGAGATTTTCTGTACCGTTGGGGAAATCCGGCAGCATACAGGGCTCCCGGCGCGACGGTGTTCAATGTCGTACACTGTGCTGCGTGGGTCCCCGACACTCTTCCCGGCGGCGGGCATCTGATGGCGTTCAACAATCGCAATGGAACGGGTGCTTCAATGATTGTCGAACTCGTACCGCCGGTGGATACCGCCGGCAACTATATCTGGACGCCGGGCGCGGCGTTCGGACCTTCGTCGCCCGTGTGGAGTTATTCCGCTTCGGGCTTCTACTCGAATCATCTCGGAGGCGTGCAACGTCTGCCGAACGGTAACACGCTCATTGCGCAATCGACAAGCGGACGGGTTTTCGAAACTACATCTGCCGGGACTGTGGTTTGGAACTATCAACCGGGCGGTCAGATCGTCCGCGCGTTGCGGTATGCTCCGAATTATCCGGGGATATTGATTACGGATGTTGATGAGAAAGGGAATACTCCACCGCTGCAGTTTGAGTTGTCGCAGAACTATCCCAATCCGTTCAACCCTGCAACAACAATCACGTTTTCCGTTCCGCGAGAGACGTTCGTATTATTGGAAGTGTTTAACATGATCGGTGAGCGTGTAGCAACGTTGGTGAGTGATCGGAAACCCGCAGGGATGCATTCGGCGGTGTTTGACGCGTCAGAACATTCGAGCGGCATCTATTTCTACAGAATGTCTACTGAACATTTTGTAAGCGCCCGCAAACTTGTAGTGCTGAAATGACCTATTAGAAGTACACCTCCTTGCACTTACGCCAATGCCGGGTCTGTGCCGGAATCGGGGACCCGGCCGGCGGAAGTGTTTTGCCGTCGGAACTCCAACTTTCTCTTGTTTTTCCCCGCCTACTCCCCTACATTTCCATAGTCTGTATTTTCAAAAGAGACAACCGGGATGATGGTGAGAACCATTCGGACGAAGATTATCTGGACGTTTGCGTTGCTGGTAACGCTGAGTCTTGCCGCGGGTTTCTGGTCCGTGTACAACTTCTACGCACTCGGAACCACCGTGGCGACTATCCTGAGGGAGAATTACCTCAGCGTTCTTGCCGCGGAGAGTATGGTGAAATCACTTGAGGGGCAGGATAACGCGTTGCTTGTCGCAAGTCAGGGCGAGGATGCAACCGTCAGCGGAACCTTCGCCGAAAACAAGGAGATGTTCTTCTACTGGTACGAGCAGGCGCTCAGGAGGATGCCGGAAGGCCAGCTCGGGTCGCTTCGCGACTCGTTGCATAATGCCCGCAACGCGTACATCTCCGTTACCGACTCGATGCGCGGCATGATTATGCAAGGCGCGTTCACGCAGGCGAAGAACTATTATTACGAAAGCGTCCGCCCGGTTTCCGAAGAGTTGCGTTCATTGTGTTTCCAGTTGTTCGAATACAATCAGACAGGGATGTACAATCTTGAAAGCAAGACGCATTCCATCGCAAACCAGTCGGCGTACGGGATGATGATTGCCTCGATTGTCACGCTTGCGTTGGGAATTGCCGGAACAATCTGGCTTACGACCGTGCTGGTGAAACCGGCGGAAGCCCTCACGCAGCGCGTCAGGGAAATCGGGGCCGGGCATCTTGATCTGAAGATCGACGTTCTGTCAGACGATGAAATCGGTTCGTTGAGCCGTGAATTCAACAAGATGACGGAACGCCTGCGCCGGTACGAGCAGATGAATATCGACAAGATCATTTCAGAGAAACGGAAGTCGGAAGCAATTGTTGACAGCATTTCTGACGGGATTATCGTTACCGATGCAGATATGAAAATCATACACATCAACAATGTTGTGGCGGAGTTGTTCGGATATCTTGATATCGATGCAATCGGCAAGCCCGTGGGCTCGGTGATTCGCGATGAACGCATCATGTCACTGATACGCTCGGCGTCGCAATCCGTGAGGGACGACGGGGAATTGGATGGTGAAGGCAGTGGCGCTCAGGTCAACTATTTGCAGTTCGAGCGCTTTGAGAAACATCTCTACTTCCGTCCCAAAGTGTCGAACATATTCGATAACGAGGGACATTTGTACGGCACGCTGACGGTTCTGCAGGATGTGACACAATTCAAGGAACTGGATCGCATGAAATCGGATTTCATTGCAACACTGTCGCATGAGTTCCGCACACCGCTGACCTCGATCAATATGAGTGTCGATCTGCTGAATCAGGAACTGCTCGGTCCGTTGAACGATCGTCAGAAGGACCTGATTCTTTCCACGAAAGAAGACAGCCAGCGACTGACAAAACTCGCGCGGGAATTGCTGCAACTGTCGAAACTCGAGTCCGGCAGACTCCAATTCAAGAACGAAGAGCTCAATGTCCGGTCATTGGTAGAATCAACCATCAAACCGCTGCATATTCAATTTCAGGAGAAGAATGTCCGGCTGGTGGCCGAAATTCCTGCGGAGCTGCGTTCGCTTGTTGCCGATGAACAGCAACTGTCGTGGGTGATTACGAACCTTGTCACCAATGCTCTCAAGTACACCAATCCGGGCGGCAGCGTTACTGTACGCGTGCGTGAAGAGCAACGCGGGATGTTGTTCGAAGTACAGGATACAGGCGTCGGAATCGCGAGCGAACACATCGACACGATTTTTGACAAGTTTGTGCAGGTGAAAAGCGCCTCAGCTTCAACGCCCGGAAGCGTGGGATTGGGACTGGCAATTGCAAAGGAGATTGTCGAAGCGTACAGCGGCAAGATTTGGGTACGCAGCGAAGCCGGGAAAGGGAGCATGTTTTCATTCCTGCTTCCGCTTGATCACACTCACTCCACAACACATCACGGCTGATGCATGCCAGCGAAACCTTCCGTCCTTCTTGTTGATGATGAACAGAACATTCTCAAAACTGTAGCGATCGGGCTTGAAGCAGTAGGCTTCGACGTAAACGCTTTTTCAGAACCGCTGAAGGCCCTTGATACGATCCGGGAACAGCCGTTCGATATTGCATTCTTCGATCTCAAGATGTCTCCGATAGATGGCATGGAATTGTTGCGTGAGATGAGAAGACTTCAACCCGCCGCAACCGTTGTGTTGATGACTGCGCACGGGAGCATTGACTCGGCCGTGGAAGCGATCAAACTCGGGGCGTACGACTACCTGCAAAAGCCGTTCGAGTTTTCGGAACTGAAGTTGTTTGCCCGGAAGGTTCTCGATCATCACAGTCTGCGGCGCGAGGTCATGGAATTAAAGGAAGAACTGAGCCGTGCAAAATCGTCCGGAGAGATTGTTACGCGCAGCGAGAGAATGCGCTCGATGCTCGATCTTGGTTTGCAGGTTGCGTCGGGCAATATCGCCGTATTGATTGAAGGGGAAAGTGGAACAGGGAAGGAACTTCTCGCACACTTTATCCATGAGAACAGCCCGCGCCGTGAAAAACCTTTCGTCGTCGTGAATTGTGCCGCACTTGCCGAACAGCTGTTGGAAAGCGAGTTGTTCGGACATGTGAAAGGAGCATTCACAGGTGCAACAAAGGATCGGGAGGGAAGATTTGAGGCCGCCGATGGAGGAACGGTATTCCTTGATGAAATCGGTGAGGTTCCGTTGCAAACGCAAGTGAAGCTGCTCCGTTTTCTGCAAAGTAAGGAATTCGAACGCGTCGGTGAAACCGAAAGCCTCAAGGTCGATGTCCGTGTCATTGCGGCCACCAACAAGAATATCGAGGAAGCAGTGAAGTCTGGAACGTTTCGTGAGGATCTGTTTTACAGATTGAATGCCGTTACGCTCAAACTTCCTCCGTTGCGCGAACGGATGGAGGATATTCCGCTGCTGGTTACGAATTTTCTGAGAAAATCGGGAAGCAGTAGTGAAATTTCGAAGGACGCGTTTCTCGCCCTTAAATCGTATTCATGGAAAGGCAATGTTCGCGAGTTGGAGAATGTTATCGAGCGGGCAGTGTTGCTTGCGCGTGAGGGCGACATCCGTCTTGAACACCTTCCCGATCAATTTCGTGAATTGGGGGTATCGTCGTCGGCACTGATGTCGCTGGAGGAAGTGGAACGCCTGCACATTATGAAAGTTCTGCGCATTGCGCACGACCTTGAAGAAGCCGCTTCCATATTGAATATCGATCCCGCAACACTCTGGCGAAAAAGAAAGAAATTCCAGTTGTGACAGCCTGTTACCAGCCGATATCCGGTCATTTTCAGATTCCGGCGTGCCCAAAATTTGCCTTGCATTTTGCAAGAAGTGGTAATATATTGGCACGTACTGAATTGGCCAACCCGAATATCAATTCACGTAGTTTTATCTTGCATTGTGCAAGACGTTGGTTTTTCCCGCAGCCCAAAACCCGTAAATTCACACCAACTGGTCGCACTGAACAATGGCATTTGTTTTGCGTCACACATATATCAATTTGGGTTCTGAAACACTCACCACAACGGGCACCTGCCATCCCTGCCCGGGTCTTCTTCACCCAAAACGAAAAGGAGTGTTTGGCTACTTCCGGCGGTTGTTTTCCGGGTGAGTAACGTGGCGTTTGTGTGACTTCCTTTGTTTTTCCTTGTGAACTACATTCAAATCACCAACAGTATCGCACAGTTTTTTGGAGACACTATGTCAGTCAAAACAACAACGCTTCAAAGCGGCAAAATCGGCGTTATCGAAGTGAAAGGCTCACTCGTCGGCGGCGAAGAGACAGACGAGTTGAGGAGTGCGGTGGCGGATTTTGTGGAGCAGGGCAATAAAAAGCTCATCATTGATCTGAGCAAAGTGACGTACCTGAATAGTACGGCCATCGGCGTGCTTGTTCAGGCTCATACCACCTATTCCCGCAACAATGGGGTCGTTAAACTCTGCGGCATCAACAACAATATCAACAACATCTTTGTGATTACGAAGTTGACGATGGTATTTGATGTTGCGGAAACCCGCGACGACGCAGTCAAAGCGCTGTCGTAACAAATCTCATATCAGTTCATTTACCTATCATCTATAACTTACATAAACAAAAAGAGGAGTTTGATCGATGAAACAATCTGTGTTTCTCACTGTCGTGATAGTTGTAACGCTTGTCGTAGCGTTTGGCATCTATCTGTTTGTGCTCGGCAACCCTGAGAACTTCAAGGATGGTGCAACACGGCAGCAACCCCTGAACCTGCTCGGAACAGTGTATACAGGCGGCTATGTCGTGCCGATTCTGATTACACTGACGCTGATGAATGTGACGATTATTTTTGAACGAACGTTTTCTCTTCGCAAGGCCCAGGGCAAAGGTTCGCTTCCCGCATTTCTCAAGAAGGTCCAGGCGGCGTTGATGGGGGGAAAAATTGACGATGCCATCAAGGAATGCGACGCCCAGCGAGGGTCGGCGGCCAACATCATACGATCGGGTCTCGAACGATACAAGGAAGTTCTCGTCGACAACACGATGGATGGCGAGAAGAAGATGGCGGAGACAAAGCGGGCCATCGAAGAAGCCTCGGCTCTCGAAACTCCTCTTCTTGAGCGAAACCTGATTGCGCTTTCCACGATTGCATCGACAGCGACGATGTTCGGGCTTCTTGGAACAACGATCGGTATGATCCGTGCATTTCAGGCTCTTGCCCAGGCAGGCGCTCCCGATGCTATCCAGCTCTCGATCGGTATTTCCGAGGCGCTGATTAATACGGCCCTCGGACTTTTTGCGGCTATCATCGGTATCATTTTCTACAACTTCTTCGTAACGCGTGTGGACAACTTCATGTACATGGTGGATGAAGCAAGCTACAATGTTGCTGAAATCCTGGGCGCGAAAACCAAGTGATCTCTCGACAAACAAAACAAAAGGAGAGCATCATATGGCGAAGATAAAACCGAAACGTCACGGCATTCTGCTTGACATGACGCCACTTGTTGACATCGGGTTTCTCTTGTTGACGTTCTTTATGTTGACAACCCAGTTCAAGCCGGCGGAAGAAGTGTCGATTGACTTGCCTGCGTCGAACTCGGTGTTCAAGTTGCCGGAATCGGATGTGCTGACACTCAGCCTCTCGAAGGACGGGGATATCTTCATGGATGTCGATTCGCAACGCTTGCGCGGTCGTTTGTTCGGCAAGGAGAATGAGCTGCGAGCGGGTGTTAAGATTCCGCGCGAGAAGCTTGGAGACTACTTGATTCAAGCACGAACCATGAATCCCAAGTTGCGCACGGTGATCAAAGGAGACAAGAATGCCGAGTTTGGCATCGCGCAGGACGTGATGGACATTCTGCAAAAAACGAAAATTACGAGATTCAATCTCGTTACAAATCTTGAAGCGAATTAGAGGAGGCTAACACTATGGCAGGTCTTGGTGGGGATGCCCCACAACCGAGAAGTCATGGAAAGAAGAAACGCAAAAAGTCCAAGCGCATCGGCATCCGAATCGATATGACGCCGCTCGTTGACATCGCGTTTCTGTTGCTGACGTTTTTCATGCTCACGACGACGATGGCGCGTCCGCAAACGATGGAAATCAATCTTCCGCCTGATGAAAACGTCAAAGTGGAAATCGCCGAGTCCAATCTCCTGACTCTTCGGCTGAACGAAAAGGGCGAAGTGTTCTGGAATATCGGCATGGACGCCCCGCAGAAAATGGAGTTTTCGAAGCTGCGGGCCGATATCCGCCAACGCGTCCAGGCGAACCCAAAATTGGTTACACTTGTTAAGATAGATACGAAGGCGAAGTATGAAGTGATGGTGGATGTAATGGACGAACTCAATCAGGCGGAAATGCAGCGGTTCAGTATTGCCCGAATGACGGAGCAGGATCTGAAACTTATTTCCGAAGTTAAATAACAACTCACCATATCTTTAAGAAGGAATGACTATGGCAAAGCTGTCCATGGCCGGAGCAGGTTCCACCGGTACGGTTAGCGCAGGATCAAAGTATGGCGCTATTGAGTTGAAGGCGGTATACCAGAAGTACTGGTTTCGCGGTTTCCTGATCGCTGTCGCAATCCACGCAGTAGGGTTCGGCTCATACTATCTTGCCCAAGTATTGGGCGAGGAAGAACCACCGCCAATCAATGTTCGTATTTTGAAGTACAGTGACCTTGGCCCGCCGCCGTCGCTGACGAACACCAACGTACCGCCTCCGGTTTCCGTGAGCGCACCGGTGGCAAAACCGACTGTTGGTGCTCCTGTCCCGGTTCCTGATGCCGAAGCAAGTCCGGAACAAACAATTGCCACTCAAACCGAAATGAGTCAGGTTGCAGCCCCTATTGGTGAAGGATTTGGTGACGGCGCTGGCGGAGTCCAGATTGAACAGGATATCAGGATTGAAGACGACGGTCCGCCCGCGGATTTTGTCGCTGTCGAGAAAGAACCAGTCGTCGTGCGCAAAGTCGAGCCGAAGTATCCCGAACTTGCAATGCGTGCAGGCCTTGAAGGAAGAGTATGGGTGAAGATCTGGGTGGACAGGGAAGGCAAGCCGAAGCAGGTTGTTGTTCTGAAAAGCGATGCCGAGATCTTTAACGACGCGGCAGTTGAAGCGGCAAAGCAATTTCTGTTTACGCCGGCATACATGAACAACGGCCCGGTGTCCGTGTGGGTGTCCGTGCCCTTCAGGTTCAAGCTGGCGGATCGGAAGTAATACTACTCGGACAGAAAATGGGAGTGATGAATTTCGTTTCTGTGCTCAGATATATCGGCTATGCAGTATCGGGCGCAGTGATGATCGTCGGGATGATGGCAATCGTAGGATATTTTGTTCCACAACATGTTCCCGAACACTACCGCGTCATCTTTGGCGCGGTAGTGTTCTTATATGGGGCGTATCGCTATGTTCTGACCTACATTCGTTCGAAGGGTACGGATCAAGATGAAGAGTAAGATCAGGATTATGCTGCTGACAGTTGTCGCGCTTCTTGCCGGTTGCGATCAGCGAAAGCCGCTGGTAACAACGTCGGGAACGGTTACTGTCGAAGTCGATGAGTCGGTAAGCAATGTCGTGAAGATTATCGCTTCCGGTTTCGAACAATCCTATCCCGACGCAAAAATTGACATCAGGGTCGTCGAAGGCAGGGAGGCAATCACTAACTTCATTAACGATAGCGTAAAGGTGATCGTCAGCGCCCGGGCGTTCAATGATGAGGAACTTGATGTTCTGAAGCGGTACCCCGATATCGAATGGAAGAGTTATCGATGCGCCATTGATGCGATCGCCGTTATAGGGCACAGCAGCAACGCACAAAAGGAACTCCGTCTGACGGAACTTGACAGCATCTTTCAGGGATCGCTCGCCCGCTGGAAGTGGAACGGCAGACTCATTGATGTTGCCGTCGGCGACGTCAATTCCAGCGTCAATGAGGTGTTCCGGAAGAAAATCATGAACGACAACCCCTTCACGCTCAGTGCTGCACGAATCCTATCCAGCGACAGTCTTGTGGCCTATGTTGAGAACAATCCGAATGCCATCGGCATCGTCGGACTGAACTGGTTGCGAGGAAGGGAAGATCGCCTAACGGTGTTTGCCCTTGGTCAGCCCGGAAGCCGCCCGGATACGACGGAACCCGTTGGGCGTTTTTATACACCGCATCAGGCACACATTCACAGAAACTACTATCCGATAACCCGACCTGTGTACCTTTATAGCAGGGCATACGGATATACGGTTGCGACGGGGTTCATTGCCCACATCACCTCTATTCACGGACAGCAAAGATTCTTGAGTGAAGGTCTTGTTCCCGTGACAATGCCCGTTCGCTTAGTCGAAACAACATCAAAACAGGTACAATAGAATGAAACTCGCAAAACTTCTCATAACAATTCTCCTTATCGCTGAAGCCGGTCACACCCAGGATTTTTTTGGCAGAGGGCGGGCTGCTCTTGTTGCCCGTGATACAGCGGCGGCGATTGCAGCGTTTCAGGAAGGAATCAAGGCGGGACAGAAATCAAGTGACTGCAACTATTATCTCGGCGCGATAGCTCTCCGGCGGGAGCAGATTGACGACGCCATCAACTATCTGAGAACGGCCGTTCGCATCAACGACGACAATGTCGAGGCCTTGATTGCCCTTGGCGATGCCTATGTGATTAAGAAGGATAATGCAAACGCCGTTGCGCAATACAAACGCGCAACAAAAGTTGCTCCGAAGGACTGCCGTGTGCCGGCAGCATACGGTGCCGCTCTTGTAGAGCTTGGACAAATTGACGGACCGGATGGAGCAATTGTTCTCTTGACGCGGGCAAAAGAATGCGATGACAAGAACCCGAATATTTATATCTCGTTAGGGGATGCGTACAACAAACAGGGTGTGCGCCCGCTTGCGAATATGAACTACGAGAAGGCGCTTGAACTTTCGCCGAACGATATTGAAACGCAGATGAAAGTTGCCCGCACGTATGCAGCAAACCGGCAATACACCGAGGCTGTGCAAGCTTTTCTTTCGGCAGTAAAGATTGATTCGATGAATTTTGATGCGTACTTCGAGGCAGGCAAAATTCTCTACAGGGCGAAATTATTTCCGCGTGCCGTACCTTTTATGGATCGTGCCGTGAAATTGCGTCCCGATCATGTGGAAGCAGCGTCGATTTATGCCCAGTCCCTCGCCAACTCGGAGCGTTGGGCGGATGCGGCAAAAGCGGGCGAAACAGCAGTAAAACTCGACCCCGAAAATGTCGATAACTGGCGGGCGTATGCATACGCGCTGGTCGAGACACGCGACTACAAAGGGGCCATGAGCGCCTTTGAAACGATTGAACGTCGCAAGGCGATATTGCCGGAGGATTATTCCAAACTTGGTACAGCGCTGTTTGGTGCCGGGAAGGAAGACGAGGCAATGGAGGTTCTGCTGAAAGCACGGGATGCGGATTCAACGAACTGCGAGCCGTACTTCAACCTCGGCTTCCTTTACATGAAAAAGCAGAACTACGAAGAAGCTGCACGGATGTTCGAGAAAAGAATAGAATGCGATCCCCGTTCACTCGTTTCGTATGTGAATGCGGGCTCAAGCTATATGCAGCCGCCCAAGAATCTGCCCCGGGCGCGGGAGCTATTCCTCAAAGCCATTGAACTACGGTCGGATTTTCTGCAGGCGCATCTCTGGCTTGCCCGCTACTATCTTGAGGTGGATTCCACCGACAAGATGAAGCAGACGTATGACGAAGTAATCCGGCTTGCAAACGAAAACCCGGACAGATTCAAAAGGGAAGCAGGTGAAGCGTATACACAACTCGGCTCGTATTACTTCAGCCGTAAAGACTACAACTCGGCACTCAACAGCTTCCGCAGGGGCATCACCTATAATGAAACAGGTGGCTTGAACCTTGTTATCGGGCAGTGTCTCATTCTCACACGCGGCGATGATCCGGATGAGAATCGAAAGAGGACGGAGGAGGCCGCTGCAAAGTTCCGTCGATGCAATCAATTGGAGCCGAACAACGCGGAAGGTCACTATTGGCTTGGCCTTGCGTTGACCTACTTGAGGGTAGAGGGAAGAACCGAAGAGAACAGAAAGCTTGTGCAGGAGGCGTGTACGGCATATGCAAAGGCTCTCCGCATCAATCCTCGCCACGATGAGGCCAAGAAGGCTATGGAGAGGATCAGTTGCAAGTAACCGGTATTTTAATCTGACAGGTGTACGCCGTTCCGTTCCAGCGGGACGGCGTCTTTTTTTTTGTACATATGTCCATGCACATCTTCA
This Bacteroidota bacterium DNA region includes the following protein-coding sequences:
- a CDS encoding aryl-sulfate sulfotransferase, whose amino-acid sequence is MSITNTYMFHHQGGYAMQPVGKFFLTKVLIFITLAWLPGYVAAQAFDGYTLYGTFGSNTTRLVNMNNTIVKSWTHTRSGGYSAYLLQDGSVLRTAVSSSSSLNGGGAQGVVQRVSWSGSLLWEYTYSTTTYRAHHDIEPMPNGNVLIIAWEVKTGAQAVAAGMNHSATIWPDHIIEVQPVGSTGGNIVWRWHAWDHLIQDFDPTKANYGVVADHPELLDINYRSTSGDWMHVNGISYNPELDQIVFSSHELDEIYVIDHSTTIAEAAGHTGGRWGKGGDFLYRWGNPAAYRAPGATVFNVVHCAAWVPDTLPGGGHLMAFNNRNGTGASMIVELVPPVDTAGNYIWTPGAAFGPSSPVWSYSASGFYSNHLGGVQRLPNGNTLIAQSTSGRVFETTSAGTVVWNYQPGGQIVRALRYAPNYPGILITDVDEKGNTPPLQFELSQNYPNPFNPATTITFSVPRETFVLLEVFNMIGERVATLVSDRKPAGMHSAVFDASEHSSGIYFYRMSTEHFVSARKLVVLK
- a CDS encoding HAMP domain-containing protein — encoded protein: MMVRTIRTKIIWTFALLVTLSLAAGFWSVYNFYALGTTVATILRENYLSVLAAESMVKSLEGQDNALLVASQGEDATVSGTFAENKEMFFYWYEQALRRMPEGQLGSLRDSLHNARNAYISVTDSMRGMIMQGAFTQAKNYYYESVRPVSEELRSLCFQLFEYNQTGMYNLESKTHSIANQSAYGMMIASIVTLALGIAGTIWLTTVLVKPAEALTQRVREIGAGHLDLKIDVLSDDEIGSLSREFNKMTERLRRYEQMNIDKIISEKRKSEAIVDSISDGIIVTDADMKIIHINNVVAELFGYLDIDAIGKPVGSVIRDERIMSLIRSASQSVRDDGELDGEGSGAQVNYLQFERFEKHLYFRPKVSNIFDNEGHLYGTLTVLQDVTQFKELDRMKSDFIATLSHEFRTPLTSINMSVDLLNQELLGPLNDRQKDLILSTKEDSQRLTKLARELLQLSKLESGRLQFKNEELNVRSLVESTIKPLHIQFQEKNVRLVAEIPAELRSLVADEQQLSWVITNLVTNALKYTNPGGSVTVRVREEQRGMLFEVQDTGVGIASEHIDTIFDKFVQVKSASASTPGSVGLGLAIAKEIVEAYSGKIWVRSEAGKGSMFSFLLPLDHTHSTTHHG
- a CDS encoding sigma-54-dependent Fis family transcriptional regulator — encoded protein: MPAKPSVLLVDDEQNILKTVAIGLEAVGFDVNAFSEPLKALDTIREQPFDIAFFDLKMSPIDGMELLREMRRLQPAATVVLMTAHGSIDSAVEAIKLGAYDYLQKPFEFSELKLFARKVLDHHSLRREVMELKEELSRAKSSGEIVTRSERMRSMLDLGLQVASGNIAVLIEGESGTGKELLAHFIHENSPRREKPFVVVNCAALAEQLLESELFGHVKGAFTGATKDREGRFEAADGGTVFLDEIGEVPLQTQVKLLRFLQSKEFERVGETESLKVDVRVIAATNKNIEEAVKSGTFREDLFYRLNAVTLKLPPLRERMEDIPLLVTNFLRKSGSSSEISKDAFLALKSYSWKGNVRELENVIERAVLLAREGDIRLEHLPDQFRELGVSSSALMSLEEVERLHIMKVLRIAHDLEEAASILNIDPATLWRKRKKFQL
- a CDS encoding STAS domain-containing protein, with the protein product MSVKTTTLQSGKIGVIEVKGSLVGGEETDELRSAVADFVEQGNKKLIIDLSKVTYLNSTAIGVLVQAHTTYSRNNGVVKLCGINNNINNIFVITKLTMVFDVAETRDDAVKALS
- a CDS encoding MotA/TolQ/ExbB proton channel family protein, giving the protein MKQSVFLTVVIVVTLVVAFGIYLFVLGNPENFKDGATRQQPLNLLGTVYTGGYVVPILITLTLMNVTIIFERTFSLRKAQGKGSLPAFLKKVQAALMGGKIDDAIKECDAQRGSAANIIRSGLERYKEVLVDNTMDGEKKMAETKRAIEEASALETPLLERNLIALSTIASTATMFGLLGTTIGMIRAFQALAQAGAPDAIQLSIGISEALINTALGLFAAIIGIIFYNFFVTRVDNFMYMVDEASYNVAEILGAKTK
- a CDS encoding biopolymer transporter ExbD → MAKIKPKRHGILLDMTPLVDIGFLLLTFFMLTTQFKPAEEVSIDLPASNSVFKLPESDVLTLSLSKDGDIFMDVDSQRLRGRLFGKENELRAGVKIPREKLGDYLIQARTMNPKLRTVIKGDKNAEFGIAQDVMDILQKTKITRFNLVTNLEAN
- a CDS encoding biopolymer transporter ExbD, encoding MAGLGGDAPQPRSHGKKKRKKSKRIGIRIDMTPLVDIAFLLLTFFMLTTTMARPQTMEINLPPDENVKVEIAESNLLTLRLNEKGEVFWNIGMDAPQKMEFSKLRADIRQRVQANPKLVTLVKIDTKAKYEVMVDVMDELNQAEMQRFSIARMTEQDLKLISEVK
- a CDS encoding energy transducer TonB; amino-acid sequence: MAKLSMAGAGSTGTVSAGSKYGAIELKAVYQKYWFRGFLIAVAIHAVGFGSYYLAQVLGEEEPPPINVRILKYSDLGPPPSLTNTNVPPPVSVSAPVAKPTVGAPVPVPDAEASPEQTIATQTEMSQVAAPIGEGFGDGAGGVQIEQDIRIEDDGPPADFVAVEKEPVVVRKVEPKYPELAMRAGLEGRVWVKIWVDREGKPKQVVVLKSDAEIFNDAAVEAAKQFLFTPAYMNNGPVSVWVSVPFRFKLADRK
- a CDS encoding substrate-binding domain-containing protein, encoding MKSKIRIMLLTVVALLAGCDQRKPLVTTSGTVTVEVDESVSNVVKIIASGFEQSYPDAKIDIRVVEGREAITNFINDSVKVIVSARAFNDEELDVLKRYPDIEWKSYRCAIDAIAVIGHSSNAQKELRLTELDSIFQGSLARWKWNGRLIDVAVGDVNSSVNEVFRKKIMNDNPFTLSAARILSSDSLVAYVENNPNAIGIVGLNWLRGREDRLTVFALGQPGSRPDTTEPVGRFYTPHQAHIHRNYYPITRPVYLYSRAYGYTVATGFIAHITSIHGQQRFLSEGLVPVTMPVRLVETTSKQVQ
- a CDS encoding tetratricopeptide repeat protein, which gives rise to MKLAKLLITILLIAEAGHTQDFFGRGRAALVARDTAAAIAAFQEGIKAGQKSSDCNYYLGAIALRREQIDDAINYLRTAVRINDDNVEALIALGDAYVIKKDNANAVAQYKRATKVAPKDCRVPAAYGAALVELGQIDGPDGAIVLLTRAKECDDKNPNIYISLGDAYNKQGVRPLANMNYEKALELSPNDIETQMKVARTYAANRQYTEAVQAFLSAVKIDSMNFDAYFEAGKILYRAKLFPRAVPFMDRAVKLRPDHVEAASIYAQSLANSERWADAAKAGETAVKLDPENVDNWRAYAYALVETRDYKGAMSAFETIERRKAILPEDYSKLGTALFGAGKEDEAMEVLLKARDADSTNCEPYFNLGFLYMKKQNYEEAARMFEKRIECDPRSLVSYVNAGSSYMQPPKNLPRARELFLKAIELRSDFLQAHLWLARYYLEVDSTDKMKQTYDEVIRLANENPDRFKREAGEAYTQLGSYYFSRKDYNSALNSFRRGITYNETGGLNLVIGQCLILTRGDDPDENRKRTEEAAAKFRRCNQLEPNNAEGHYWLGLALTYLRVEGRTEENRKLVQEACTAYAKALRINPRHDEAKKAMERISCK